A single genomic interval of Alistipes provencensis harbors:
- a CDS encoding TonB-dependent receptor translates to MKSKLFVLLLSSSILPVCALRSETADSLRSGKPHPIGEVVITGTRHETDIRHLPMTISVVGRQQIAEGFRPSLLPTLTEQIPGLFVTGRGIMGYGVSGGAAGQMTLRGVGGAPTTGLLVLIDGHPQYMGLMGHPIADAYQSMLADRVEVVRGPASVLYGSNAMGGVINIVTRRMHEDGVKTDLHAGYGSYNTVETEVTNQIRAGRFTSTVTGSYNRTDGHRRNMGFEQYGGYAKLGYRITDEWDVYADVNLTHFNARNPGAVSAPILDNKQRITRGMTSFALRNDYGKTSGSLSFFYNWGRHRINDGYSPGEEPLNYRFNSRDRMLGVSWYQSVALFSGNRLTVGVDYQHFGGKAWNVFTDGAPDKTTADKTMDEVAGYVDFRQSLTHWLTLDAGLRLDHHSHAGTEWVPQGGLSFLLPHNAQIKAMVSKGFRFPTIREMYMFPPQNPDLKPEKLMNYELSFTQRTSDGALSYGVSVYYIDGDNMIQTVPVDGRPKNINTGRIENWGVEGDAALRINPAWSVSANYSYLHMAYPVAAAPEHKLYAGANFTHRRWKASTGMQYVHGLYTSVKPAAKDNFVLWNASVTFRAARWLDLFVRGENLLAQRYEINAGFPMPKATVLGGMNVNF, encoded by the coding sequence ATGAAGTCTAAACTATTCGTACTGCTGCTGTCAAGCAGCATCCTCCCCGTATGCGCCCTGCGGTCCGAGACCGCCGACAGCCTGCGCAGCGGAAAGCCCCACCCGATCGGAGAGGTCGTAATCACGGGGACCCGGCATGAAACCGACATCCGGCATTTGCCGATGACCATCTCCGTCGTCGGGAGGCAGCAGATCGCCGAGGGATTCCGGCCGTCGCTGCTTCCGACGCTGACCGAACAGATCCCGGGGCTGTTCGTCACGGGACGCGGTATCATGGGATACGGTGTTTCGGGCGGGGCTGCCGGGCAGATGACGCTGCGCGGCGTCGGCGGAGCCCCCACGACGGGACTGCTGGTGCTGATCGACGGCCATCCCCAATACATGGGGCTGATGGGGCATCCTATCGCCGACGCCTACCAGTCGATGCTGGCCGACCGGGTCGAGGTGGTGCGCGGCCCCGCTTCGGTGCTGTACGGCTCGAACGCCATGGGCGGCGTCATCAACATCGTGACGCGCAGGATGCACGAAGACGGGGTCAAAACCGACCTCCATGCCGGATACGGCTCCTACAACACGGTCGAAACCGAGGTCACGAACCAGATTCGAGCCGGACGCTTCACCAGCACGGTGACCGGCTCGTACAACCGCACCGACGGTCACCGCAGGAACATGGGATTCGAACAATACGGCGGCTATGCCAAGCTGGGTTACCGGATCACCGACGAGTGGGACGTTTACGCCGACGTGAACCTCACGCACTTCAACGCCCGGAATCCGGGAGCCGTTTCGGCGCCCATTCTCGACAACAAGCAGCGCATTACCCGCGGCATGACGTCGTTCGCCCTGCGCAACGATTACGGCAAGACATCCGGCTCCCTGAGCTTCTTCTACAACTGGGGCCGGCACCGGATCAACGACGGCTACTCGCCCGGCGAAGAGCCGCTGAACTACCGTTTCAACTCCCGCGACAGGATGCTGGGCGTATCGTGGTATCAGAGCGTCGCGCTTTTCAGCGGCAACCGCCTGACCGTGGGTGTCGATTACCAGCACTTCGGCGGCAAGGCGTGGAACGTCTTCACTGACGGCGCTCCGGACAAAACCACGGCCGACAAGACGATGGACGAAGTGGCCGGCTACGTCGATTTCCGCCAGAGCCTGACGCACTGGCTGACGCTCGACGCCGGGCTGCGCCTCGACCACCACTCGCATGCGGGAACGGAGTGGGTTCCGCAGGGCGGACTGTCGTTCCTGCTGCCGCACAACGCCCAGATCAAGGCGATGGTCAGCAAAGGATTCCGCTTCCCGACGATCCGCGAAATGTATATGTTCCCGCCGCAGAACCCCGATCTGAAGCCCGAAAAGCTGATGAACTACGAACTCTCGTTCACGCAGCGCACCTCGGACGGCGCACTGTCATACGGAGTCAGCGTCTACTACATCGACGGCGACAACATGATCCAGACCGTTCCGGTGGACGGGCGCCCGAAAAACATCAATACGGGCCGGATCGAGAACTGGGGCGTCGAAGGCGACGCGGCATTGCGCATAAACCCCGCATGGAGCGTCTCGGCGAACTACAGCTACCTCCATATGGCCTACCCGGTGGCCGCGGCCCCCGAGCACAAGCTCTACGCCGGGGCGAATTTCACACACAGGCGCTGGAAGGCATCGACGGGCATGCAGTATGTCCACGGACTTTATACCTCGGTCAAACCCGCGGCGAAAGACAATTTCGTGTTGTGGAACGCCAGCGTCACGTTCCGCGCCGCCCGGTGGCTCGATCTGTTCGTGCGGGGCGAAAACCTGCTGGCGCAGCGTTACGAAATCAACGCCGGATTCCCCATGCCGAAAGCGACGGTGCTGGGCGGTATGAATGTGAATTTTTAA
- a CDS encoding glycoside hydrolase family 2 TIM barrel-domain containing protein yields the protein MKRNLFTLLLVFALGAVQAQTSRTLSLNGRWQAAVSETQPDTYPSTVPVPGVMSQAEPAPGIDFDATRLKDDVGYDYVWYATDFDLSNSHDGYDNGNYTHALLRIRAKYNALVILNGVEIGYDAHCTYSHAEFDVTRALDFNGPNRLVVRVGSWNTASFPSKDNSSEWWRNSRAPGICDDVTLCLTHDVTVRHLKLLPDVADSVVVCTARVANYGGEPRKMKARVTINDCRHDLENDFDEIPVVCEARLGSLSIPADSVAEFTFRIPTPMLKPWTPGREGDPQLYQFNFILADDRSADCRTETFGFRDICVDGRDVLVNGRRTLFRAENIAFQRALNRWAGVMFDEAWIRRFLRAAVEDYGFNYLRIHLGHAYNKWYDIADEVGLMIQDEWRFMHDDEPTGEDLVETETEFRRWVEQNVNHPSIVVWDQENEGNVKLEALKAELRRYDPTRLWGEDDFDARHIYEYSETIVDTPVHPVSDAKPSTVLESCRLWLNERGDLEPRENFKTSRTASGWGLYFYTLPEIEQLQADIHADLGTFYRSRRVQAWAPFALLSGAVNGHSYYLGNLADSLTPQPNLRVLAQLNEPVGTSVEMNQAREWYKEKVLYRPGGSYAKTVWVWNDTDSPQRVRLEVAVADASGRELSVREAAVEVAAGGAEAVTMNFVMPRREGVCLLKPRLITPEGRRIEGVGRRLMVARKAGPKTAAQGFGGHAVPFEDCRSVLENFIGQELRPEVQAKIVHALGGELIDRAEQRRKGGFLVRTTRYLGPGHMLVTTRTFDAGGMELTAEQSEALTYVKLPETVRQTIARVVGMVPVDESKIIRRRQDDKDIYTISMVGKEVRYTIHMTPSGTLIDFKLSD from the coding sequence ATGAAACGAAATTTATTCACCCTCCTCCTTGTTTTTGCGCTCGGCGCCGTGCAGGCGCAGACGAGCCGGACGCTTTCGCTCAACGGACGTTGGCAGGCGGCCGTCTCGGAAACGCAGCCCGACACCTATCCTTCGACCGTTCCCGTGCCGGGCGTGATGTCGCAGGCCGAGCCCGCACCGGGCATTGATTTCGACGCCACGCGGCTGAAAGACGACGTGGGTTATGACTATGTGTGGTATGCCACGGATTTCGATCTCTCGAACTCGCACGATGGTTACGACAACGGCAACTACACGCACGCCCTGCTGCGCATCCGGGCCAAATACAACGCGCTGGTGATCCTGAACGGCGTGGAGATCGGTTACGACGCCCATTGCACCTATTCGCACGCCGAGTTCGATGTGACGCGGGCGCTCGATTTCAACGGACCCAACAGGCTGGTGGTGCGTGTGGGGAGCTGGAATACGGCGTCGTTTCCCTCGAAGGACAATTCGTCGGAGTGGTGGCGCAACTCGCGGGCCCCGGGCATCTGCGATGATGTGACCCTCTGCCTGACGCACGACGTGACGGTCCGGCACCTGAAACTGCTGCCCGACGTAGCCGACAGCGTGGTGGTCTGCACGGCGCGCGTGGCCAATTACGGCGGCGAGCCCCGGAAAATGAAGGCCCGGGTGACGATCAACGACTGCCGGCATGACTTGGAGAACGATTTCGACGAGATTCCCGTCGTCTGCGAGGCCCGGCTGGGTTCGTTGTCGATTCCGGCGGACAGTGTGGCCGAATTTACCTTCCGGATTCCGACTCCGATGCTCAAACCTTGGACGCCGGGCCGCGAGGGCGATCCGCAGCTCTACCAGTTCAATTTCATCCTCGCGGACGACCGTTCGGCGGATTGCAGGACGGAGACTTTCGGGTTCCGCGACATTTGTGTCGATGGACGGGATGTGCTGGTCAACGGCCGCAGAACCCTGTTCCGGGCCGAGAATATCGCCTTTCAGCGGGCCCTGAACCGCTGGGCGGGGGTGATGTTCGACGAAGCGTGGATACGCCGCTTCCTGCGTGCGGCAGTCGAGGATTACGGGTTCAACTACCTGCGCATTCACCTCGGCCACGCCTATAACAAGTGGTATGACATCGCCGATGAAGTGGGGCTGATGATTCAGGACGAATGGCGCTTCATGCACGACGACGAGCCCACGGGCGAGGACCTCGTCGAGACCGAAACGGAGTTCCGCCGCTGGGTGGAGCAGAACGTCAACCATCCGTCGATCGTCGTCTGGGATCAGGAGAACGAAGGCAACGTGAAACTCGAAGCGCTGAAGGCCGAACTGCGGCGGTACGACCCGACGCGGCTGTGGGGCGAGGACGATTTCGACGCCCGTCACATTTACGAATACTCCGAAACGATCGTCGATACGCCGGTACATCCGGTCAGCGATGCCAAGCCTTCGACTGTCTTGGAGTCCTGCCGGTTGTGGCTCAACGAGCGGGGCGATCTGGAGCCGCGCGAGAATTTCAAGACCAGCCGAACGGCCAGCGGCTGGGGACTCTATTTCTATACGCTTCCCGAGATCGAGCAGTTGCAGGCCGACATCCATGCCGATCTGGGGACATTCTACCGTTCGCGTCGCGTGCAGGCGTGGGCACCCTTCGCGCTGCTGAGCGGTGCGGTGAACGGACACAGTTATTATTTGGGGAATCTGGCCGACTCGCTGACTCCCCAGCCCAACCTGCGGGTCCTTGCGCAGCTCAATGAGCCGGTCGGAACTTCCGTGGAGATGAATCAGGCACGGGAGTGGTACAAGGAAAAGGTACTTTACCGGCCCGGCGGCAGTTATGCGAAGACGGTGTGGGTCTGGAACGATACCGACAGTCCGCAGCGGGTACGGCTCGAAGTCGCCGTGGCTGACGCCTCGGGGCGGGAGCTGTCGGTGCGGGAGGCTGCGGTCGAGGTCGCCGCAGGCGGTGCCGAAGCGGTCACGATGAACTTCGTCATGCCCCGCAGGGAGGGTGTCTGTCTGCTGAAACCCCGCCTCATTACGCCGGAAGGACGGCGCATCGAAGGTGTCGGGCGCCGGCTGATGGTGGCCCGCAAGGCCGGTCCGAAGACCGCAGCGCAGGGTTTCGGCGGACATGCTGTCCCGTTCGAGGACTGTCGGTCGGTATTGGAAAACTTCATCGGACAGGAGTTGCGGCCCGAGGTACAGGCGAAGATCGTGCATGCGCTCGGCGGCGAACTGATCGACCGGGCCGAGCAGCGCCGGAAGGGTGGATTTCTTGTCCGGACGACCCGTTATCTGGGGCCCGGGCATATGCTGGTGACTACGCGCACGTTCGATGCCGGGGGCATGGAACTGACTGCCGAACAGAGTGAGGCGCTGACGTATGTGAAACTTCCGGAAACGGTTCGGCAAACGATAGCCCGGGTGGTCGGGATGGTCCCTGTGGACGAATCGAAAATTATACGCCGCCGACAGGATGATAAGGATATCTATACGATCTCGATGGTCGGCAAGGAGGTACGCTACACAATCCACATGACGCCTTCCGGAACGTTGATTGACTTCAAGTTATCGGATTGA
- a CDS encoding FmdE family protein, with amino-acid sequence MKWGDARAGAGDPPPARALIARTLADEEEKVVFIALGALTNLYDVLRENPASGARLDRIVWYNSGAEPLSGANFETDSVAARYVLASGVPVTVVSANPACPVVVTPALLDSVAAVPTVYARKIAATHRTPPLAKLVGKRHLEAWDDLVAVYLFAPELFSIRELNGTVRVCELPDKRAAAEAQTRLTAILRGKPDSESRVFYGFPVCGALYAEDVVPIIDSAISRHGPSEWRAGVLTNELHGHLGIYATIGVKMGIRAREYFNIGVDDIFVTTYAGRKPPISCMNDGLQVGTGASVGHGLIAVAENDRPRPEARFTFKDKTVRLALKPEYADRIRRDVKRGIELYGDLTEPYWQYVRALALRYWLDFDRHEIFDMYVGE; translated from the coding sequence GTGAAGTGGGGCGACGCCCGTGCCGGAGCCGGCGATCCGCCCCCGGCACGGGCGCTGATCGCCCGGACCCTCGCGGACGAAGAGGAAAAGGTCGTGTTCATCGCCCTCGGGGCTTTGACGAATCTCTACGACGTGCTGCGGGAAAATCCCGCCTCCGGGGCACGGCTCGACCGGATCGTCTGGTACAACAGCGGAGCCGAACCGCTCTCCGGAGCCAATTTCGAAACGGACAGCGTCGCCGCCCGTTATGTGCTGGCGAGCGGCGTACCCGTCACCGTCGTGTCGGCGAACCCGGCATGTCCGGTCGTCGTTACGCCCGCTTTGCTCGACTCGGTGGCAGCCGTGCCGACGGTCTATGCCCGGAAGATCGCCGCGACACACCGCACGCCCCCGCTGGCAAAACTGGTGGGCAAGCGTCATCTGGAAGCTTGGGACGATCTGGTCGCAGTTTATCTGTTCGCTCCGGAGCTGTTTTCCATCCGGGAACTGAACGGGACGGTCCGGGTGTGCGAACTGCCGGACAAGCGCGCGGCGGCAGAGGCGCAGACGCGACTGACCGCGATTCTGCGGGGCAAGCCCGACAGCGAAAGCCGCGTATTCTACGGCTTTCCGGTCTGCGGTGCACTCTATGCGGAGGATGTCGTCCCGATCATCGATTCGGCGATCTCACGCCACGGACCGAGCGAATGGCGTGCGGGCGTGCTGACCAACGAACTGCACGGACATCTGGGAATATACGCCACGATCGGCGTCAAAATGGGAATCCGCGCCCGCGAGTATTTCAATATCGGCGTGGACGACATTTTCGTCACGACGTATGCGGGCCGCAAACCGCCGATAAGCTGCATGAACGACGGCCTGCAGGTCGGAACGGGCGCCTCCGTCGGACACGGGCTGATCGCCGTGGCGGAAAACGACCGACCGCGGCCCGAGGCCCGTTTTACCTTCAAGGACAAGACGGTACGGCTGGCGCTGAAACCTGAGTACGCCGACCGTATCCGCCGGGATGTGAAACGGGGGATCGAACTTTACGGCGATCTGACAGAACCCTACTGGCAGTATGTGAGGGCTCTGGCGCTGCGCTACTGGCTCGATTTCGACCGGCACGAAATATTCGACATGTACGTCGGGGAGTAG
- a CDS encoding nucleoside hydrolase: protein MTIHPCFFRRGLLAVILSLLLAPCHAHSGKARFHAVIDTDGAADDLRTLCMLLGNREVEVLAVTTSEGALLPDSAAVRVRALLDSFYHEGIPVGAGRAVNAPAPAWRAHSAAVKWGDARAGAGDPPP, encoded by the coding sequence ATGACGATTCATCCGTGTTTTTTCCGCCGGGGCCTGCTGGCAGTCATCCTGTCGCTCCTCCTCGCCCCCTGCCATGCGCATTCGGGCAAAGCCCGTTTCCATGCCGTCATCGACACCGACGGCGCAGCCGACGACCTGCGCACCCTCTGCATGCTGCTGGGCAACCGCGAGGTGGAGGTGCTCGCCGTCACGACCTCGGAAGGCGCGCTGCTTCCCGACAGCGCCGCCGTGCGGGTGCGGGCGCTGCTCGACTCCTTCTACCACGAAGGCATCCCGGTCGGCGCGGGACGTGCGGTGAATGCCCCCGCACCTGCGTGGCGCGCCCATTCCGCAGCCGTGAAGTGGGGCGACGCCCGTGCCGGAGCCGGCGATCCGCCCCCGTGA
- a CDS encoding glycoside hydrolase family 2 protein encodes MRTLKTFLCIPALALWLTSAAQRQVEDANSDWLFSYKEATAKPVKGIPPQAQVSYDDAGWKSVSVPHTWQTYETTGELHPFIASPHAKDNPYWWDGKGFYRKHFTLRPEVRGRKLFIEFDGVMKNCLAYMNGKLIGEHLGGYGCFYFELTDYVDCDGDNLFVLEVSNRQTDPQRVPPMDAGCWNFYGGIYRNVRLVATDDVFIPFQGSYKHEGGTHVTTENVSDSVSRVRVRTWVRNERTERQVVELTTSIVDASGRVVAVASTPQEIRPQETALYDEEFEIAGPQRWSPASPNLYKVVSTVTAGGRSCDRYETVFGIRTFEWNHDERRLYVNGKPVNIQGFNRHQEYPWLGDAIPYFIHRMDLLDMKRSLNCTALRPGQYCSGPEVFALADSLGLITFAELPNVKNRPFSPEAQWMQTVEMVRRLRNSPSVLLFDMGDETDRAADSRWAYMESPGHFITCRHCEGSGGRFIDITPKELRMSKMLRCAVRGWYGDDEKPLRPDNQQWTSNDEFRHLIALQGKKPGSDEDRIDQPNLMVWLYEDHGCDREYRNAPMLHYNPKGWVDSYRVPKYAYYLWQANYAEKPMVFVMPHYWRRQYIGQRRPLVVDSNCEEVELFVGGKRCGVLRPSAENRHSVTFGDIGVRNAPLRVVGRNGGVRVAETVVPMAGAPERLTLRSSHTTVDAAPGGVFIVTADITDKAGNHIYGARNTVRWEVEGPATLVGPAEYVSQFGDEAARTGSLYIDMPVSNVVRPTGEPGEIRVRVSADGLTSAETVVRAIPCKIKKSITR; translated from the coding sequence ATGAGAACACTGAAAACTTTTCTGTGCATCCCGGCGTTGGCTTTGTGGCTGACGTCCGCGGCCCAGCGGCAGGTCGAGGATGCCAATAGCGACTGGCTTTTTTCCTATAAAGAGGCGACAGCCAAACCCGTGAAGGGTATTCCTCCGCAGGCGCAGGTCAGCTACGACGATGCCGGCTGGAAATCCGTGTCGGTGCCCCACACATGGCAGACCTACGAAACCACGGGTGAACTCCACCCATTCATCGCCTCGCCCCACGCCAAGGACAACCCCTACTGGTGGGACGGCAAGGGTTTTTACCGCAAGCATTTCACCCTGCGGCCCGAAGTGCGCGGCCGCAAACTCTTCATCGAGTTCGACGGCGTGATGAAAAACTGTCTGGCCTATATGAACGGCAAACTCATAGGCGAGCATCTGGGCGGCTACGGCTGTTTCTATTTCGAACTGACCGATTATGTCGACTGCGACGGGGACAATCTCTTCGTGCTGGAGGTCTCGAACCGGCAGACCGATCCCCAGCGGGTGCCCCCGATGGATGCCGGGTGCTGGAACTTTTACGGCGGCATCTACCGCAATGTGCGTCTGGTCGCTACGGACGATGTTTTCATTCCGTTTCAAGGGTCGTACAAGCACGAGGGCGGTACGCACGTCACGACCGAGAATGTTTCCGACTCCGTTTCACGGGTCCGGGTGCGCACATGGGTGCGCAACGAACGTACGGAACGGCAGGTCGTGGAGCTGACCACCTCGATTGTCGATGCCTCCGGGCGGGTCGTGGCGGTCGCAAGCACCCCGCAGGAGATTCGTCCGCAGGAGACGGCGCTGTACGACGAGGAGTTCGAGATCGCCGGTCCGCAGCGCTGGTCGCCGGCGTCGCCTAATTTATATAAGGTGGTGTCGACGGTGACGGCCGGCGGCAGGTCCTGCGACCGTTACGAAACCGTGTTCGGCATCCGGACCTTCGAATGGAACCACGACGAGCGGCGGCTGTACGTCAATGGCAAGCCTGTCAATATTCAGGGCTTCAACCGGCATCAGGAATATCCGTGGCTGGGCGACGCCATTCCCTATTTCATCCACCGCATGGACCTGCTGGACATGAAGCGCAGCCTGAACTGCACGGCGCTGCGCCCCGGGCAGTACTGTTCGGGTCCCGAGGTCTTTGCGCTGGCCGATTCGCTGGGGCTCATCACCTTTGCCGAGCTTCCCAACGTCAAGAACCGTCCCTTTTCGCCCGAGGCGCAGTGGATGCAGACCGTCGAGATGGTCCGCCGCCTGCGGAACAGCCCGTCGGTGCTGCTCTTCGACATGGGTGACGAGACGGACCGGGCCGCCGATTCCCGCTGGGCCTACATGGAGTCCCCGGGGCATTTCATCACCTGCCGCCATTGCGAAGGCTCGGGCGGGCGGTTCATCGATATCACGCCCAAGGAGCTGCGCATGTCGAAGATGCTCCGCTGCGCCGTGCGCGGCTGGTACGGTGACGATGAGAAACCCCTGCGTCCCGACAACCAGCAGTGGACCTCGAACGACGAATTCCGCCACCTGATCGCCCTGCAGGGCAAGAAACCCGGCAGCGACGAGGACCGCATCGACCAGCCCAATCTGATGGTCTGGCTCTACGAGGACCACGGCTGCGACCGCGAATACCGCAACGCCCCGATGCTGCACTACAATCCGAAAGGGTGGGTCGACAGCTACCGCGTGCCCAAATACGCCTATTACCTCTGGCAGGCGAACTATGCCGAAAAACCAATGGTCTTCGTGATGCCCCACTACTGGCGGCGGCAGTACATCGGGCAGCGGCGTCCGCTGGTCGTGGATTCCAACTGCGAGGAGGTGGAGCTGTTCGTCGGCGGAAAGAGATGCGGCGTGCTTCGTCCGTCGGCGGAAAACCGACATTCGGTGACTTTCGGCGACATCGGGGTGCGCAACGCTCCGTTGCGTGTGGTGGGTCGCAACGGCGGCGTGCGGGTGGCCGAGACCGTCGTGCCGATGGCGGGCGCTCCCGAACGGCTCACACTGCGTTCGTCGCATACGACGGTGGATGCCGCGCCCGGCGGGGTGTTTATCGTGACGGCCGACATCACGGACAAGGCCGGGAACCACATTTACGGTGCCCGCAATACGGTGCGCTGGGAGGTCGAAGGCCCTGCGACGCTGGTGGGGCCTGCGGAGTATGTTTCGCAGTTCGGCGACGAAGCCGCCCGCACCGGATCGCTCTATATTGACATGCCCGTCTCGAACGTGGTCCGGCCGACCGGCGAGCCGGGCGAAATCCGGGTCCGGGTCTCGGCCGACGGGCTTACGTCCGCCGAGACCGTTGTCCGGGCCATTCCCTGTAAAATCAAAAAAAGCATTACTCGATAG